The stretch of DNA ACAGGGAGAAACTGGTACCAGTGTGATACCTCCAAAGACCCAAGGtctgagagacgtgggttcgatccctaggtcaggaagatcctctgaagtaaGAAActgcacccactccagtattcttgcctggaagagtccatgggcagagaagcctgctaGTCTACGGTCCACGgtgtcgcaaagaactggacatgactaagcaactcagGACAGATCTCCAAAGGTCAACACTTAAAAACTCTGGTATACTCTAATAATCATGGCTGATAGATGTTGGTGTTCGGCAGAAACCAAtataattctgtaaaacaattacccTCGATtaagaaatgaattaatttttaaaagttgtgatGTACCCTAAACTTTATaatctaatacaaaataaaaattaaatttagaaaagttttatggtgaaaagtcaaagtaaaaaaaaaagtgcatggtagttgatggatgaataaatgaccACCTTAGTTCTCCCCGCCCTCCGACCCTGGGGCCTTCAACAGGAGATCACCAATGACCAGGGctggggggaggcaggggacaGAGTGCAGCAGCCACCAATGCCCAGGGCACCTGcttcctccctgccctgggcCGGGGTCCTGAAGGCTCCTTCTGTGCGACATTTGCActcacttttctctcttcctggaaCCCTGAATGCCAGGGTCCTCAAATCCTGCAGGTGTCTCCTCAAATGATTCAGCCAGGCGTCCCTGCTTATCATGTATGAAATAGCAAATCTAATCACCTTCCCACACACACTCTCACCGAACCCCAGCGGCTGGTATCTCTCCATAGTACTCATCACAAACCACCATATTTACATAGGAACTCTGTGTGGACTGGTCCAGGGCGTGACTTGCCCCTTACAGCACAACTCTCATCGGAGCCGGATCCTGCCTGGGTGGTCTTACTGCATCCACAGCAGAGCCCCAGGCACGTAGTAGGACCTTCACAGTCCGATGTGGGAATAAACGAGGGGCCCGGAGACGGAAGACCCAGATCCCCGACCTGGCCCCTCACCCAGAGGAGAAACCACCCAGGTGCCAATGTCCTGGGACGTGGGCCCTTACCGAGGAGCTTGGCCGGGATAGAGGGTCTCCTGAGCAGATGCGGTGCTCCAGGTGGGCACTGGCAGGGTCGTGGGAGAGCCTGGGGAGCCCGTGGACCTCTCGGGGCCGGTGGCTGTAGCAGGGGTGCAGGCAAAGCAGAAGACAGGCCCCGTTTCCTTCCCGCGTCCCACACTCTGTCCCCGTGTGGCTGTGACTCACACAGTCAAGGTCACTCGGGCCATCTGGTCAGGGGTCCACCGCTCCCCATGGCCTCACCCAGGCCTGGCCAGTCCCtgggcccccctccccccacccctccagatGCACCCTGGGCAGGTGAGCACGGTCAATGCCAAGTGGAAAGCAAGAGGGACAGAGAGGGTCAGCCTGGCAGGGCAGGGCGAGTCCCAAGAGGGACAGAGTAGGGGCTCCTTTTTGCGTTTTCCTTGGGGTTACGAGAGAAGCCCCAGAACCCCAGGAGGTCCTTCCAGAACACTGGAGGGTCACTGGTGGCCTCTGGGCCAGCACAAGGGCAGGGTATGTATTGGAAGCGGGGATGGTGGTGAAGCCTGGTGCAGGTGCGGGCTCTGGAGCAGGTCCCACCCCTGGGCTCAGGGTAGGGCCTGTCTCAGGTCCTCAGGGCCCCGGGGTCAAGGCCGGCCTGTATGCAGTGGGGCCTTGTGAGAGTGCGCCCCCCATAGGCAGGACCCTGCACAGGCCAGAAAGAGACACGGGCCCCTTGAGAGTGGACCTGCGCTTGTGAGGAGAGCAGGCATCCTGGACCCCAGAGCAGGATGCCCGCCTGCCCGTGAAGCAGGAAGATGCCCACCTTGACGGTGTCCACGTGTAGCTCTAGGGTGGCCCCACTCACAGACAgagatgtgcatgtgtgcaaaCAAGCATGGGCCCAAGACACCACCCATAGCCAGGCTCACCGCCCAACCCCCTCCCGGTCATCCTGGCCCAGCCTTTCTGTCCCACTTCCTTCCTGAGGGTCCGGGTGACCAGCCTGGTGCTGGAGTGAGGGTGGAGGATGCTCACCTGGGATCACAGACACCTCCACCTCGAAGATGGGGTCAAATGTAGATAACACATCGATCCCACACCGGTACGTTCCCGCATCCTCCTCTCTGAGGCTCTCCAAGGTCACTGTGAAGGTGAGGCTTGCAGGATGGTCTCTGATGGACATGCGGCCCCTCCTcacttctctctctgactctgtggTCTCCACCATCCTCCACAATAACACACATGGGGGTTTGCACCAGTATTTGGTATTGTTTATGAATTCCTCCTGGTACTGACACTCCACGCTCAGGGATCTCCCCACGATGCCCGTCACTCTGCGGGGGCCGCTCAGGGACAAACAGCCTGGAAAACACAACCGGGTCTGGCTCTCCATCAGGTGGGCCTGGGTCAAAGGAATCCCAGATGCGGGTCCCTGAAGGGCCCGTGGGGTCTGGAGGAGGCCAAGGCAGAAAGGGAGCCTTCCTCACATCCAGGGGAGGAAGACAGGGAGGAGCTTCCCTCCTCACAGAGGAGAGGGTGTCCTTGGAGACAGAAGAGCCCAGGATGGGAAAacctccatgtgtgtgtgtgtgtgtgtgtgtgtgtgtgtgtgtgtgtggtgccaCAAGAGGTCATCCCTGACTGTGACCATTAAGGTGTGACCATCACAGGCGCCCCCTCCCACCAGCACAGTGGGCCAGGCTCACGTGCTTCATGCCCTGAACCCTCCTGCTTGCTGGTGAGATAGGCGGCAGCCCCTCCTGGAACCTTCTCCCCACCCACTGCTgctggccccacccccacccccccaaccctgTTGACCCAGCTCcggccctgccccctcctctcccacAGGAAGGGCTGAGCCACCTACCTGGGAGctggagcagcagcagagctgaaggcagccacccagccctgcccctcgGGGTCATTTCCCCAGTAGGGATGTCACCTGAAGCAGCGCCAGGCCAAGGAGAGGGACAAGGTTGAGCCTCTTCAAAGGAGTCCCTCCCAGTCCTCACTTCTGCTCCTCTGGGCCTCTCTGCTTCCTGGTCCCGTCCCAGGTCAGCTCAGGTGGtccagggggcagggggcaggaagCTTAGGGGGAGGGGAACACGGTTGGTCCAGCCCGCTGCCCTCAGCTCCACTCAGTTCAGCGACTAGACACGTGCCGGGCCACTCGATCGGGGAGGCTGCTCACTCCTCGCCCAACCCACAGCAGATCCTCTCTCAGTCTCACACGCCCAACCACAAGCTGGGTTCCTCTTCCGTGGCACATCCCCGCCCTCTGCGATGCGTCATTTCGTTGTGGTCAGGATGGGAAGTCCGAGGGTGGATGTCATGCTCATCCATCCTCCCCAGTCCTGGTGGTGACCAAGGGGTCACTGTCTCCCCACCTGCAGCTCTGGGCGACCACAAGACTCTGCCCCCACAGAACCCCAAATCCTCTTCCTTCCCCGGCAATTCTGCCCTGTGACCCCAGGCAACTTCCTACGTCCCACCTTGGCTCTGGTTCCCCCCAGGGTACACATCACTCAGGCTGTGGCTTCCCCCCTCTTGGGCCCCTCGCTGCCCACATCACACACATAACAGCGGTTCCCAAGCCTCCAAGAACCCTTCTTCATGCTCCGCCTCTGGGCAGAGTCTACTCCCCtttgagaagcagagagaggctGAAATGGAGGCCAGGGGAGAGGACGCTGGGTGGAGGGATGAGAAGCTGGGGAACTGGGGGCTGAGGGGAGCCTCCTCCCCCATCAGTGGCACAGAGCGGGTGGGCGAGGGCATGGGCTGCTGGGGCCTCTCTGGATCCACGTGATGAGCAGGGGCCTCTTGATGGTGCAGAGATGAGGGAGGGGATGACCCGCAGAGAGGAGACAGACTGCCCATCCTCACTCACAGTGGCATGCTCACGTGACGTGCAGAGCCAGCAAGTCAAATCTTCCTGGGCAGTGGGACGGGGTAACGGGGGAACTGCAGTCCTTCCCTCGGGTAGGTTTTTTCAGCTTCTCAAGATTGTCTGCAGAAACCAGGGTCGCCCATTCCTCCCATGTGGGTCTTGACTCTCCCCAGTTCCTAGGCACGGGCACTAGACCTGGGTCCCAGTGCGCAGCTGGAGGCATGCAGTAGAGCCGGCTCACTCTGCTTGATCGATCACCGATCACCCCCCTGACCCCTGCCCATCTCCAGATGAAGCCCCGTGTTCTGACCAGGTCTCTCCCACAGCTCATGGCAGCACGCCAAGGCCCAGAACTCAGCCACCTCATCCTGACTCCAGCTCCACCCCCAGGCTGCCACTCTCCCCACGTTGACCCACAGCTAACACCCTTGACTCTACAGCTTCCTTGACCCTCCCAGCTTAGGTTGGTGCTCTTGTTATGTGTCCTGTTGGACCATTTGAACCCCTCTTGGATTTATCTCCTGGGATTTGTGGCTCCCTGTGTGTCTCCATCTGGGCTGTGGCCCCACGAGTTGATGGTCCCCATCTTGCCTGAAGCCCAGTGTCTTTCCAGCATAGCCTGTGGCAATTCAGCTAAGGGATCACTGACTGAATTCCTCTCTCAGGACTCCCCTGCTCTCAGGAAACTAGGTTCTCCAATcctggttttcctttttctactcAGGCTGGTGAACACGACTGGACCATGATCTTGGAGAACATGGCTCCAGTGGACCCTGCAAGGATCTGCCCCTGCTCATCCCTGGATCCGCTTAGAAAATGCTCCCAAGGCAGGACGTTTGCACCTGAAGTTCCCTTTGCTGAGGGCTCTTCTTCCAGGCTCCCACAGGGCTCACTGCATTACTTTCTTCTGGACTTGTTAAATATCACCCTCTTCACGAGGCTGATAGGACTCATCCCTTGCTGTCTCACCAACAGCACCTCCTCTTGTCTTACTTTACTACAAGATACTCTTCAGTGTGGACCCGGACATCTGCATGTCTGCATACCTGGCTATTGTGCCTGTTTTCTCTCTGTCCACCAACTGGAATGTGAGCACCAAAAGCTGGGCTCTGTCTTCTGTTTAAACATGGTTGGAAGCAACGCCTAGGTTAGTGGTTACTACTTTGGTCCTCTCCCCATATATTTGCTGCATGAAAAGTGGCTGCAAGTCCCCAGGCCCTGGCTGCTTCAGATGGATGAGTCAAGATGATAACCTGCCTCTCAGAGATCTTTGCTGCCGGCAAGTTCATCACGATGCAGTTTGAACCAAAACTGTGGGCAGCCTACCCAGGTGTTTGTCTCTACAAGTCAGGGAGATTAAGCTATTGACTAGAAGACTCACCCCTGCCCCCTCATTGATTTAAAAACTTGAACCAGGTCTACCACCATGGGCCTTGAAtgatggggtgagggtggggcttGAGTTACCTTTgaacaggaggaaggaaggattcTGTGATGGTTGCATAAATTCTGTACTGTTATTCTTCTACCAGCCATCCACAAAGGACCTAAACACACTAACCAGTTTGACTGGGCATGGGGAGGGGAATAAGCTGATTTTCCATGCAATGGTGGATTCTGTTCTGAATTCACACCAATTGGAGAAACCCAACATGGCCCTTTGGTCCATTAGACAGGACAGTGGGGTGTGGAGGTTCGTGCAGAATGGAGTTTGGATTCAGGTCCCATGCATGCTGGCCCCCTGGACCATCAAATCTCTGCATTGCTATTTATTTCCTGAGCTTCAGAATGCATACTTAAATAGACACACTCAGCAACTGGAAGATTCCCCACGATGGATCCGAGACCTGTGGAGGGTGGGTGATTATGGTAGCATGGATCATGTGGGAAACCATGGAACTGCCTGGATCCATCAAAACAGACCCAAAAGCAAGATTCCCACACTCCTGGGGTTTGAAGACTGCAGAGAGAGCGCCTGAGAGTTCAGTGCATGAACGATGCTCCGCGGATGAGCTGGAAGCTCTGTACTCGATATTGACCTGTGGGTACAGTTCAGAAGCACCTATTGAGGAGGTATGCTTTTGGTTTTAGAGAATCATGGGCAAGGAAAGAAAGCTACAAGGAAATCCACAAACACAGTATTCTGAAAGAGAGGTAGAGGGTGATACAGGACAGACGGACAGAAGGTCACTTCCATCCAGTGGTCCGACTGCATCATCGAAGAGGACACGATGAACATGGGGGCTACCAGTTCTCGTAAATGGACTGACTCTGCCTGTCCGCAGAGCTCCTCAGAGGCCTGTTGACCCAGAGGGCAGCACCCAGCATGCCCAGGAGCAGGGGTACCTTCAGGAAGACCAGGAGCAGGAAGTGGACGCTGCCCAGCAGGGGCCTGTGGAGGACACGGGACGGAGAGTGAGCAGCATCCTCGGGGAGGCCCTGGTGTCTCCACCTTGCTTGCCCCGCGTCCACATTGCCCCCACAGATTCTGTGGCTACAAGAATCTATACAAGGATCAACCCAACACAGAGCAGCCTCACCTGAAGGACTTCTGGACCCTGATCTCAAGAATTGCCCCTGAGACTTAGGACTGTGGACATAAGGGTGGATGCCGCCATGAGAATCATGTGAGGGAGACTGGAGATCCAAGGGGGACCTGGGCATTAGGAGGATTTCTATTTGTGCCCTCCTCATGGGGGCTTCCCCAGCAGCTCAGAgggcagagaatctgcctacgatgcaggagagacccaggttcgatccctggctcaggaagatcccctcaataagagaatggatacccactccagtattcctgcctggagaatcccatggacagaggaacctggtgggctacagtccgtgggggtcgcaaagagtcagacaggactgaaacaaCTAACACGCTCCTCAGGTGGGGTTTTGCAGTCTAGGGTACAGAACCCAACACTGGGGAGACTTGGTTGATGTCTGTTAGCCAATAGAGCACAGCCGCCTTGAGTGCAGGGACTGTTCTGTCTTATTCAGTGAGCAGCCGGGACCTGCCCAGGGTCTCCAAAGCTCCAGTCCTTCAAAGTCCTTGGCTGATGAAAGAGTGAGCCCCTCAGCTCTGCACCCTCAGAGGCCAGGGCTCTTCAGCAAGATGATACAGATGACCAGGGCTCCAGGGGACAGAGGGGTCACCAATGCCCAGAGCGtctgttcctgccctgccctgggctgggggccTTTTGTTCAGCCTGCCCCTCCTTGTGCCTGGTGCCTCATTTCTGAGGATCCCGGCATGCCTGGCTCCCAGATCCTGCAGGCCTCCATTCAAGCGTCTGTAATCAATTAGGGGCCCTCTCATCATTGTGTTTTAACCAGCAAACTCCACCAGCCTCCCACACATGCTGGCCCCTCCACAGGTGGCATTTTCCTCCAAGCACTCATCAGTAGATGGTGTATTTACACAACCGACGTGCCGATCTGCTCACCGTGTGAATCGCCACTTAGAACACGGCTCTGTCAGGGCAGGACTGTGTCTGTGTGCTTTGCTGCTGGATCCCAAGTCAACGAGAGCTCCAGGCACTTAGTAGGACCTTTACTGCTTGTTACAGAATTTGTTGAATAAGTTAGGGTCCTTGGTGAAGGGAGACTTGCCTATTACTCCCCGGTCTCACCTAGAAATCACCCAGGTGAGATGTCCTGGGATGGGGGTCCCTTACCGATGCGCTTGGCTGGGATCAGGGGCCTCCTGCCCGGACACGGCGCTCCAGGTGGGCACTGCCAAGGTAGTGGGAGACTCCGGGTGCTTGTGGACCTCTTGGGGCTGGTGGTTGTCATAGAGACTGAGGGAGAAACACAAGTCAGGCCCCGTTTCGCCCCCTGGGGCCCGCCTCTGTCCCAGTGTGGTTCTGACTCCCAGTCAAGGTCACTCACAACATCTGGATGGACGTGCTGTGTCCACCACCCTCACGGGCACACCCAGGCCTGACCAACACCCTGGGCCCCCCTCCCTACCCTTCTCCAGATGCCCCCTGGCCAGGTGGGCACTGTCAGAGGCATATGGCCTTGCTCCCCGGGGGATCTGAGAGTGTGGAGAGGGCACTTGGCTCCAGGTCACCCCCAGGCACAGCCACACCTCTGTCCTCCTGGCCCACCCTGCCAGGGGACAAACGGGGTGACACGTATTCTTTTGGGATTAACACAGAGGGACGGGGCAGACAGTGCCGGGCAAGGGGAGTGGCTGGAGCGAAGCTCAGATCAAAGTCCTGCAGCTGAGCCTGAGCTGAATCAGGAGACCCGTGTCACCTGTCAgccaggcccagggccccaggcagtCCTCTCCATGGGAGGGCGTGACCAGAAAGATCTAGAGAGATATCAACCTGGTGGACCCCGTGAAATGTGGCCTCTCCTGAGGTAAGTGGACAGAGCCCTTCCCCAACACACCCCGTGGAGCCAGTAACTCTCGATTCCTTTTTTGTAAATAGAAACATACAAAGGAAACCTCCCTCGTGAGAGAGAAGCAGCGACCAACAGGAAGAAACTCAGGTTAGCCGGGCACAACCTCAGAACAAGAAGTCAAGGGGAGAAAGCGAATATATGGACACAGTATCGTGACTGGGTCCTTAGGAAACCAGAGCAGCCTTCTGTTAAAGacttgctggggcttccctggcagtccagtggcagagaatctgccttccaatgcaggggacgtgggtccGAGCCttgtcggggaagatcccacacaccactaGGCATGAGCAACAactgagcccaggctctagagcccgtcctccgcagcaggagaagccaccgcagtgagaagcccgagcgccACGGCAAAGAGCaggccctgcttgctgcaaccagagaaggcccgcgtgcagcaaccaagacccagcacagccaaagagaaagaaagaaaagtgtaaAGATTCATTTGCAGCATGTGGCGGTCCGCTGAGGACCACAACACCTCCTAAGAGCCCTGTTCCTCATCCTTCGCTGCCCAACGGGCTCCTCTGGGTTTCCTCCTCGGGTGCCAGGTGCCGGAGGAAGAGGGATAGGCAAGGTCAGGCTGGAGGCGGGAGGGGTCTCCAAAGCATCCAGAGCCCCACGTGGGCTCCGGGACTCCGCCTCCCCCCTCTCGCGGCTGCTGCAGACCCCCAGGACCACCACCGCGAGGCTGGGGCCCCAGGAGCCCTCCACGACACTGCAGTGCCCCCTGCTGGCCCTGCTGGTCCCCGCCCCATAGGGCTGGCCAGAGAAGTCCAGGAAGAGACACAGGGTCACCTTCAGAGTGGACCTGACCCTTGTGAAGACGGCAAGGCAGCAGGCCCCCAGATTCAGGGCGTCTCCCCCTCCCTTTCCACCCAGGAGAGCTTCAGGTGTGAGGGTGTGTCAGGGGTGGACACAGAGAGGGTCTCGAAGAACCAGAGGTGGACGTGTGCTGTGTGCCTGCCGACCACTCAGAGCCTGGGTCCTGATCACTGACCCTCGACACCCTCTGCTCCAGGTCCTTCCTGAGGGTCAGGGTCCCAGGTACGTCAGCAGCCCTAGAGCTGGCATCTCAGGCTCACCTGGGATCACAGACACCTCCACCTGGAAGGTGGGGTCACGTGAAAGTGGCACATAGATCCCACATCCGTACGTTCCCGCATCCTCCTCTCTGAGGCTCTCCAAGGTCACTGTGAAGGTGAGGCTTGCAGGACAGTCTCTGATGGACACGCGGCCCCTCCTcacttctctctctgactctctggTCTCCACAATCTTCCACGGTGACACACACGGGTGTTTGCACCAGTATTTGATGTTGTCCACGAATGCCTCCTGGTACTGACACTCCACGCTCATGGATCCCCCCACGATGCCTGTCATGCTTCGG from Bos mutus isolate GX-2022 chromosome 19, NWIPB_WYAK_1.1, whole genome shotgun sequence encodes:
- the LOC102269070 gene encoding CMRF35-like molecule 6 isoform X2 — protein: MVETTESEREVRRGRMSIRDHPASLTFTVTLESLREEDAGTYRCGIDVLSTFDPIFEVEVSVIPATGPERSTGSPGSPTTLPVPTWSTASAQETLYPGQAPRPLLGSAHFLLLVFLKVPLFLGMLGALLWVHRPLRSSADRQRQSIYENQ
- the LOC102269070 gene encoding CMRF35-like molecule 6 isoform X1, whose amino-acid sequence is MTPRGRAGWLPSALLLLQLPGCLSLSGPRRVTGIVGRSLSVECQYQEEFINNTKYWCKPPCVLLWRMVETTESEREVRRGRMSIRDHPASLTFTVTLESLREEDAGTYRCGIDVLSTFDPIFEVEVSVIPATGPERSTGSPGSPTTLPVPTWSTASAQETLYPGQAPRPLLGSAHFLLLVFLKVPLFLGMLGALLWVHRPLRSSADRQRQSIYENQ
- the LOC102271022 gene encoding CMRF35-like molecule 6; amino-acid sequence: MTGIVGGSMSVECQYQEAFVDNIKYWCKHPCVSPWKIVETRESEREVRRGRVSIRDCPASLTFTVTLESLREEDAGTYGCGIYVPLSRDPTFQVEVSVIPVSMTTTSPKRSTSTRSLPLPWQCPPGAPCPGRRPLIPAKRIGQYRVQSFQLIRGASFMH